One stretch of Rhinatrema bivittatum chromosome 8, aRhiBiv1.1, whole genome shotgun sequence DNA includes these proteins:
- the LOC115097515 gene encoding uncharacterized protein LOC115097515 yields MVYLTQERRVKLQCQARQLLAKPMPVVWDYLQMVGSMTSTRELVPWAFAHMRPLQLALLSRWNPVSEQFRLPLPLLHSARSSMAWWLCTGNLTKGISLNVPSWTVVTTDASLYGWGAVCLRSSVQGTWSPTEATWSINRLETRAVRLALREFLSLVRGRAVRILSDNATTVAYINRQGGTRSLPVAAEARQLMAWAERHLQCIAASHIAGVENEICARWGTPVLDLMATYKNAKAPRFFARRRETGAEGVDALALPWPTGVLLYVFPPWPLIGRTLRRIELHPSPVILVAPEWPRRPWFADLQNLALEPPLRFPYVPDLLHQGPVCFDQVECFCLAAWLLRGVG; encoded by the exons ATGGTATATCTGACGCAGGAGCGCAGAGTCAAATTGCAGTGCCAAGCCAGGCAGTTGTTGGCCAAGCCCATGCCGGTCGTCTGGGACTACCTACAAATGGTAGGGTCCATGACGTCCACAcgggaattggttccttgggcgttcgcgCATATGCGGCCTTTGCAATTGGccttactctcccgctggaatccggtgtcggagcagttccgtCTCCCGTTGCCGCTGCTGCATTCGGCTCGTTCCAGCATGGCCTGGTGGCTCTGTACCGGAAACTTGACCAAGGGCATATCGCTGAATGTGCCCTcgtggacggtggtcaccacggatgccagtctgtacGGCTGGGGCGCGGTGTGTCTCCGGAGTTCGGTGCAGGGCACCTGGTCCCCGACGGAGgcgacgtggtccatcaatcggttggagaccagggcagtgaggTTAGCCCTGCGGGAGTTCCTGTCGTTGGTTCGAGGCCGGGCGGTCAGGattctatcggacaatgcgaccacggtggcgtacatcaaccggcaaggcggcACCAGAAGTCTACCAGTGGCCGCCGAGGCACGACAGTTGATGGCATGGGCCGAACGACACCTGCAATGCATAGCGGCGTCGCACATTGCGGGCGTGgaaaacg AAATTTGCGCCAGGTGGGGAACACctgttctggatctgatggcgacgtacAAAAATGCCAAAGCTCCGCGGTTTTTTGCTCGCCGCCGGGAAACGGGGgcggaaggggtcgatgccctCGCGTTGCCTTGGCCGACAGGGGTGCTTCTCTATgttttccctccgtggcccctcatcGGTCGGACGCTGAGGCGCATAGAACTTCATCCGTCGCCCGTGATTCTGGTCGCTCCCGAATGGCCGCGGCGaccctggttcgcggatcttcagAACTTGGCGCTGGAGCCTCCCCTTCGGTTTCCTTATGTGCCGGACCTGCTACATCAgggtcccgtttgtttcgaccaggtcgaatgcttttgtctagcggcatggcttttgagaggcgtaggtTGA